From Solidesulfovibrio carbinoliphilus subsp. oakridgensis, the proteins below share one genomic window:
- a CDS encoding phage virion morphogenesis protein has translation MDFRVEVVVAPATGYLAGLLARVNDLTPAMARIGMLLVSSIQENFELGHSPDGQRWKPSRRAMLQGGQTLVDTGALMSGIVSEATANRVEVGPSGPSLKYAAIHQFGGEIRPKSAKALFFRGADGKAVQVKRVRIPARPYLGVGREDINEIGETLLDYLGGSHG, from the coding sequence ATGGATTTCCGCGTCGAGGTGGTTGTCGCGCCGGCGACCGGATACCTGGCCGGACTCCTGGCCAGGGTCAACGACCTGACCCCGGCCATGGCCCGGATCGGCATGCTGCTCGTGTCCTCCATCCAGGAGAACTTCGAGCTGGGGCACTCGCCGGACGGCCAACGCTGGAAGCCGAGCCGTCGGGCGATGCTTCAGGGCGGCCAGACCCTGGTCGATACCGGCGCGCTCATGTCCGGCATCGTCTCCGAGGCCACGGCCAACCGGGTGGAAGTCGGCCCGAGCGGCCCGTCGCTCAAGTATGCGGCCATCCACCAGTTCGGCGGCGAGATCCGCCCGAAGTCGGCCAAGGCCCTTTTCTTCCGAGGCGCGGATGGCAAGGCGGTCCAGGTCAAGCGGGTCCGGATTCCGGCCAGGCCATACCTCGGCGTCGGCCGGGAAGACATAAACGAGATCGGGGAAACCCTGCTCGATTACCTGGGAGGGAGCCATGGTTGA
- a CDS encoding major capsid protein produces the protein MINLRGLFSREAIISYLTALPVIKTPVMDAIFIDRPQHPLALLGVDDIAVDAHPLPMIRRGGPSVAAVSEGGGIAMYEPLPVRVHKSVTAADLGNLQVLKGTDLDAWARSKTDYLRRAVRRTTEALCARALSGTLRWPVSLEKGGYDVFEVVYGQNLTVAPDTLWNDADVKLADVYTCLSDMEEAIQDGGFGGQVEIWAGKAAYNALFVIAENSRTTAQIRVEITSQGVNVGGYLVKRRSEKHRDPESGAMVPAVPDATVRMIALDAGHKLPYCAVDDLDANLQALPLFVKPVKTDDPSGYKLVAESKPFPVVNTRGVCDAVVL, from the coding sequence ATGATCAACCTGCGCGGCCTTTTCTCTCGCGAAGCCATCATCAGTTACCTGACGGCCCTGCCGGTCATCAAGACGCCGGTCATGGACGCCATCTTCATCGACCGGCCCCAGCATCCCCTGGCGCTTCTCGGCGTGGATGACATCGCCGTGGACGCCCACCCGCTGCCCATGATCCGGCGCGGCGGCCCGAGCGTGGCGGCCGTGTCCGAGGGCGGCGGCATCGCCATGTACGAACCCCTGCCCGTGCGCGTCCACAAATCGGTCACGGCGGCCGACCTCGGCAACCTCCAGGTCCTCAAAGGCACGGACCTGGACGCCTGGGCCAGGAGCAAGACCGACTACCTGCGCCGGGCCGTGCGCCGCACCACCGAGGCCCTGTGCGCCCGAGCGCTCTCCGGGACGCTCCGCTGGCCGGTTTCGCTCGAAAAAGGCGGCTATGACGTCTTCGAGGTCGTCTACGGCCAAAACCTGACCGTGGCCCCGGACACCCTCTGGAACGACGCCGACGTCAAGCTTGCCGATGTCTACACCTGTTTGTCGGACATGGAAGAAGCCATCCAGGACGGCGGCTTCGGAGGCCAGGTCGAAATCTGGGCCGGCAAGGCGGCCTACAACGCCCTCTTTGTCATCGCCGAGAACTCCCGGACCACGGCCCAGATCCGCGTGGAGATCACGAGCCAGGGCGTTAACGTCGGCGGCTATCTGGTCAAGCGCCGGTCGGAGAAGCACCGCGACCCGGAGTCCGGAGCCATGGTCCCGGCCGTGCCGGACGCCACGGTGCGCATGATCGCCCTCGATGCCGGGCACAAGCTGCCATACTGCGCGGTCGACGATCTGGACGCCAACCTCCAAGCACTGCCGCTGTTCGTCAAACCGGTTAAGACCGACGACCCGAGCGGCTACAAGCTCGTGGCCGAGTCCAAGCCGTTTCCGGTCGTCAACACCCGGGGCGTCTGCGACGCCGTGGTCCTCTAA
- a CDS encoding gp436 family protein, with protein sequence MTYVTLEDLKALIQERDILDLTNDAGTAADLSDPDVAAILADVFDQASQEIDAHLAAVADVPLASPPGIIRQLAARIARHRLYQRRPNLGDALKPAAKDYEDAVALLGRFASGVLKLPGTIGGGPVVAGDSGLAVSARPAHFGDAFWKRVP encoded by the coding sequence ATGACCTACGTCACCCTTGAGGACCTCAAGGCGCTCATCCAGGAGCGCGACATCCTGGACCTGACCAACGACGCCGGCACGGCGGCCGACCTGTCCGATCCGGACGTGGCCGCCATCCTGGCCGACGTCTTCGACCAAGCGAGCCAGGAAATCGACGCCCACCTGGCCGCCGTGGCGGACGTGCCCCTGGCCAGCCCTCCCGGCATCATCCGGCAACTGGCCGCCCGGATCGCGCGCCACCGGCTCTACCAGCGCCGCCCGAACCTGGGGGATGCCCTCAAGCCCGCGGCCAAGGATTACGAGGACGCCGTTGCCCTCCTTGGCCGGTTCGCGTCTGGCGTGCTCAAGCTGCCGGGTACCATAGGCGGCGGCCCGGTGGTCGCGGGCGACAGCGGCCTGGCCGTGTCCGCCCGCCCCGCCCATTTCGGGGACGCCTTTTGGAAGCGGGTGCCGTGA
- a CDS encoding phage tail tube protein, with translation MADQQAQLTRKAVVLAKLEETYGQLPDMGPQNGILVNNGVDVEPSGEKVKRDVVRSTFSSAGAVIGSKKIPFKAQVELRGGGLDGTGKVLPPDCEPFLLACGTQRTDVVRLSVPSVVGFLLGETVTGGTSHATGVVHHFDGDDTLVLKGVVGTYEPEQITGGTSNVTADVTAVASGIEYRPATKRPAAQDSTAVLFHKDAILYTVRGARGTFTLNCAVNKYPVFEFSMTGLWTDPADAPNPPVPELTKIKPPMFMGANFEVDDYRPTITEFNFNLGNTVSDRLDANSPEGLIGVLITDREATGSINPEMDALANFNPWTKWKTAGTWRIATLFGSEPGNRMRIELPAAQYDGLKHGDRSGIAAYTANYIANAHRDAGDDEWRLTIL, from the coding sequence ATGGCTGATCAACAAGCGCAATTGACCCGAAAAGCCGTGGTCCTGGCCAAGCTGGAGGAGACCTACGGCCAGTTACCGGACATGGGGCCTCAAAACGGTATCCTGGTCAATAACGGCGTGGACGTGGAGCCCTCGGGCGAGAAGGTGAAACGCGACGTGGTGCGCAGTACCTTCTCCTCGGCCGGGGCCGTCATCGGGTCCAAGAAGATTCCCTTCAAGGCCCAGGTGGAACTGCGCGGCGGCGGCCTGGACGGCACCGGCAAGGTGCTGCCTCCGGACTGCGAACCTTTCCTGCTTGCCTGCGGCACCCAGCGCACGGACGTGGTCCGGCTGTCCGTCCCTTCGGTCGTGGGTTTCCTCCTGGGCGAAACCGTCACCGGCGGCACGTCCCATGCCACGGGTGTGGTGCATCATTTCGACGGCGACGACACCCTTGTCCTCAAGGGCGTGGTGGGAACTTACGAGCCCGAACAGATCACCGGCGGGACTTCGAATGTCACCGCCGACGTGACCGCCGTCGCCTCCGGCATCGAATACCGGCCGGCCACCAAGCGGCCGGCGGCCCAGGATTCCACGGCCGTCCTCTTCCACAAGGACGCCATCCTCTACACCGTGCGCGGCGCGCGCGGCACGTTCACCCTCAACTGCGCGGTCAACAAGTACCCGGTCTTCGAGTTCTCCATGACGGGCCTGTGGACCGACCCGGCCGATGCCCCCAACCCGCCGGTCCCCGAGTTGACCAAGATCAAACCGCCCATGTTCATGGGGGCCAATTTCGAGGTCGACGATTACCGGCCGACCATCACGGAATTCAACTTCAACCTCGGCAACACGGTTTCGGACAGGCTCGACGCCAATTCCCCGGAGGGCCTGATCGGCGTGCTCATCACCGACCGCGAGGCCACCGGGTCCATCAACCCGGAAATGGACGCCCTGGCCAACTTCAACCCCTGGACCAAGTGGAAGACGGCCGGCACCTGGCGCATTGCCACGCTTTTCGGCAGCGAGCCCGGCAACCGGATGCGCATCGAGCTTCCCGCCGCCCAGTATGACGGCCTCAAGCACGGCGACCGTTCCGGCATTGCCGCCTACACGGCCAACTACATCGCCAACGCCCACCGGGACGCCGGCGATGACGAATGGCGTCTGACCATCCTGTAA
- a CDS encoding phage protein Gp37: MVEIRDVEDALVAALSPLKASHGVRQIKTYGDDLEPDALPRLLPNLPAILVVYAGSVTDSHGQRQIDRAAYFVFVCDRSLRSEEAARAGTSGAYPLLGAVRRLLQGKEVFPNIFAELRRQETFLSRPDMTACYAVYEIAQPYLLGE, from the coding sequence ATGGTTGAAATCCGCGACGTGGAAGACGCCCTGGTGGCGGCCCTTTCGCCGCTCAAAGCCAGCCACGGCGTGCGCCAGATCAAGACCTACGGCGACGACCTGGAGCCCGACGCTCTGCCCCGGCTCCTGCCCAACCTGCCGGCGATCCTGGTGGTCTATGCCGGCTCGGTGACCGACAGCCATGGCCAGCGCCAGATCGATCGAGCGGCCTATTTCGTCTTCGTCTGCGACCGGTCGCTTCGAAGCGAGGAGGCGGCCCGGGCCGGCACGTCCGGGGCCTACCCGCTCCTCGGGGCCGTCCGACGGCTGCTCCAGGGCAAGGAAGTGTTCCCGAACATTTTCGCCGAGCTCCGCCGCCAGGAGACGTTCCTTTCCCGGCCGGACATGACGGCCTGCTACGCGGTGTACGAGATCGCCCAGCCCTATCTGCTCGGCGAATAA
- a CDS encoding tape measure protein codes for MAAENRVRIIIEADNTSGRQGIQETVQDLDSLAAKGRGVDLTGALRLDAGAVTQPAAKAGAALDDVGAKGRKAGDDAGAAMAAAGAEIKKVGAEADNSGRTGRTALHNLGDGAAEAKAQAEALGVNLGDIRALAVQVGTALVAAFGVDQVISFANQVIGAAMAMEQLAATYKAVFKDAGAEQLRYAAATADAFGKSLLDVANSYKKFAAAAEAVGLSTDNQRKTFEAVTAAITKVGGSSQDVAGALLALEQMLSKGTVQAEEYRQQFAERIPGALRMGADALGVTTAAFQKMMENGQVIANDFIPKLTTQLAKFGEGWQATADTAQANAERLKNSFLELSNSSLLTGLVNIIEKIGIAFNENLTHNFEQFSVTFRALMAESRGDLSPFATITNSLDDLKKKLDALDQRKATYLKDLQEQARGLAEALVNVQTHQVDFGPSGENVEKLRQKLKWFEDEITRLTGQTWVVNVVAQVDNSQLIQAKSFIEGLIKGTAEYKSRALEAQQYSLDNAVNVLGKSKAALESKLTNPNLDLREAQTLSNELAGLNTQLDDAKLGYRELDKERKKLGEQQIKDNGAVAGFQASRAGISESELDKATRASDAHALSIARQIDAHAELRQGLIDEPGYYEKVRRAQEAEDNTVKNLTKSHTAAANAMERFESQGAAYLQSIENQIDALTAQLGGDNLTADLAKVDKRYDQLGATIRKAMIGAKGDVADYRAALARLEEARELEKQIAAIKAWDKAMDTAAATLKELGRLTGDPDLLYAGATTELQKWATDQERLIKATYDDEAARAQALADLKEEVRLKDLENQKTAFAGLAGASRTYWQAEGALLDAHLARIKDNCDSEYAYEVYAGQQRSELRKKELEARIGYEQDFASTLRDVLADEFGLYKDEITRQHESWVSVSKDIASGINDLSGSVATASTDMAKAWIKNTGSMADALKSAGDQALDYFMNLIQKMIEYALKNYIVIPILEKFVGSDAAGSILGKSGGTSASGSGGGLDLSSLSSLGKLIGRSAGEGLAQDFASAGSSSNGMAMVVGDSNALSNIFADGVDASALGKAAGQLNYAPTSAMASTYSAAETAAMSGTSLLSTLGTTLGVIGGVAGLVGLATSLLSTTSTTEKTGSGYKIAINAGTLDMSGVDFYKTTTTSGLGGTSTSHSTVNTGAVDPDVAKQLADFLKDTAESLHDFAKELGISTDALANFTVPEMTITSDQLGAYQRNISNLMAYAVLDAEGLRGAIDYVLDSYETYDNAIKDLGNAYGVVGGYTDAYGYDLETLAGITQENIDAIREYNNQVAEGTLPATLAMAAAMGASSDMLQILASSATDTSVALGQTDEQLSKILQADYARDIIDAVGEDTFKQIMGNLVGNLLTSLDAYQRQADYYQKKAEASFTELARAGVTVDNFWQSFSDAMHSGLSVEQFEAWGDASAWVANLDTMRKAIEAWNVAVRKVFQSLQARQLSAAGYDTAASAVSQLASAEWELYDARQAGYDETVLAAIAATQQAEAAKALTDILADVQGALDDVSGSSAVAEIQKLKTQFADWTAAAQILGATEEQLAQIREAEATVIAGKLQGVLDDAQAALVDAAGGSDMASWLADTKEKFAGWIASAQALEASEAQLAQIRDAETAAIAAKLQGVLDSVADQWNDATRTDTKSWLSNLRKSMQQATDDATALGASEAQLAQIRRQESDIIAAKLRDTMAGVAAELATFDGTELTYNVGKLKSDMAAALYDAALLGASQADLSQIGTLYAYKIKDAYQQQIDDLVDQLQSAADAIDKFSDSLKDFLTGLWTNKETSPLGARGRYSEAQSQFRAAVGDLSSTDDATRQAAQDKVQNLASTYLTASKDANATFAAYYTDFMEVQTVLGAQYQQAKTDHDLLEDQLKAATGTQENTKSTADLMAQLKALQQQQGDTWTQMLADLPQAIADAILAAQTYKQTGVGGGGGAGLSSALAGINSTFIGRDIAAQQANSQYLADKAAQLTQSTGKTWTSYQVLQAIRDIGLTPYQHYQQYGKGEGLSWTDSNAFSSDTNTSYTRLGSDNMTSDGFAAYLDPADYVYAKALQLSTTTGRVWTAEEVSQAFKDAGLTAAQHYLQYGQYEGIKAGSGYVGSNDYSAGSSFNATDYLAAKTASLNANNTDGHTWTIAQTAAAIAAAGMTPEQHYAQYGKNENIPGYAVGGLVGDLARSGGYLPGYSAGDVLTARLRLGEYVFTPEAVDYYGLATMEAMNAMRLPPLTALPGYDLGDTEPLDAISLPATSLPGYADGGLVGRLYNSTDSGADSDRTPSSGGRSTDRGYAALAGSVADLAKAVDRMSGRLDKQLGKVVDNTGRVAVMGVKIIESAVAS; via the coding sequence ATGGCCGCCGAGAACCGGGTCCGCATCATCATCGAGGCCGACAATACGTCTGGCCGCCAGGGCATCCAGGAGACCGTGCAGGACCTGGATTCCCTGGCGGCCAAGGGGCGTGGCGTCGACCTCACTGGCGCGTTGCGCCTGGATGCGGGCGCGGTGACGCAGCCGGCCGCCAAGGCCGGGGCGGCGTTGGATGACGTGGGGGCCAAGGGCAGGAAGGCCGGCGACGATGCCGGCGCGGCCATGGCCGCCGCCGGGGCCGAGATCAAGAAGGTGGGGGCCGAGGCCGACAACAGCGGCCGAACCGGCCGGACGGCCTTGCACAACCTGGGAGACGGCGCAGCCGAGGCCAAGGCCCAGGCCGAGGCACTTGGCGTCAACCTCGGCGATATCCGCGCCCTGGCCGTCCAGGTCGGGACCGCGCTTGTCGCTGCCTTCGGTGTCGACCAGGTCATCTCGTTTGCCAACCAGGTCATCGGCGCGGCCATGGCCATGGAGCAACTGGCCGCGACCTACAAGGCCGTGTTCAAGGACGCCGGCGCAGAACAGCTCCGGTACGCCGCCGCCACGGCCGACGCTTTCGGCAAAAGCCTCCTGGACGTCGCCAATTCCTACAAGAAATTCGCCGCGGCCGCCGAGGCCGTCGGCCTGTCCACCGACAACCAACGCAAGACCTTCGAGGCGGTCACGGCCGCCATTACCAAGGTCGGCGGCTCCTCCCAGGACGTGGCCGGCGCACTCCTGGCTTTGGAGCAGATGCTCTCAAAGGGAACGGTCCAGGCCGAGGAATACCGCCAGCAGTTCGCCGAGCGCATCCCGGGCGCTTTGCGTATGGGCGCGGACGCCTTGGGCGTGACCACGGCCGCGTTCCAGAAGATGATGGAAAACGGCCAGGTCATCGCCAATGACTTCATCCCGAAGCTGACAACGCAGCTCGCCAAGTTCGGCGAGGGCTGGCAGGCCACAGCCGACACGGCCCAGGCCAATGCCGAGCGGCTCAAGAACTCCTTCCTGGAACTGTCCAATTCCTCGCTTTTGACCGGTCTCGTCAACATTATCGAAAAGATCGGCATCGCCTTCAACGAGAACCTGACCCACAATTTCGAGCAGTTCAGCGTCACCTTCCGGGCGCTCATGGCCGAGTCACGCGGCGACCTGTCCCCCTTCGCGACCATCACGAATTCCCTGGATGACCTGAAAAAGAAGCTCGACGCCCTGGACCAGCGCAAGGCCACCTACCTCAAGGACCTCCAGGAGCAGGCCCGGGGGCTGGCCGAAGCCCTGGTCAACGTCCAGACCCATCAGGTCGACTTCGGCCCGTCGGGGGAAAATGTTGAGAAGCTGCGCCAGAAGCTCAAGTGGTTCGAGGATGAGATCACAAGGCTCACCGGCCAGACCTGGGTGGTCAACGTGGTGGCCCAGGTCGACAACTCCCAGCTCATCCAGGCGAAGAGCTTCATCGAGGGCCTGATCAAGGGGACGGCCGAGTACAAAAGCCGGGCCCTCGAAGCCCAACAATATTCGCTCGACAACGCGGTCAACGTGCTGGGCAAGTCCAAGGCCGCCTTGGAATCCAAGCTTACGAACCCGAACCTCGACCTGCGGGAGGCCCAAACCCTTTCCAACGAACTGGCCGGCCTCAATACCCAGCTTGACGATGCCAAACTCGGGTACCGGGAGCTCGACAAGGAGCGGAAAAAGCTCGGGGAGCAGCAGATCAAGGACAACGGGGCGGTCGCCGGTTTCCAGGCCAGCCGGGCCGGCATCTCCGAGTCCGAACTCGACAAGGCGACCCGGGCTTCGGACGCCCATGCGCTCTCCATTGCCCGCCAGATCGACGCCCATGCCGAACTGAGACAAGGGCTCATCGATGAGCCCGGGTATTACGAGAAGGTGCGGCGCGCCCAGGAGGCCGAAGACAACACGGTCAAGAACCTGACCAAGTCGCATACGGCCGCCGCCAACGCCATGGAACGTTTCGAATCCCAGGGCGCGGCCTATCTCCAGTCCATCGAAAACCAGATCGATGCCCTGACGGCCCAGCTTGGCGGCGACAACCTGACCGCCGACCTGGCCAAGGTCGACAAGCGCTACGACCAGTTGGGGGCCACGATCCGCAAGGCCATGATCGGGGCCAAGGGCGACGTGGCGGATTACCGGGCGGCCCTGGCCAGACTGGAAGAGGCCCGGGAGCTCGAAAAGCAGATCGCGGCAATCAAGGCCTGGGACAAGGCCATGGACACAGCCGCCGCAACGCTCAAGGAGCTTGGCCGCCTGACCGGCGATCCGGACCTGCTCTACGCCGGCGCGACAACCGAGTTGCAGAAATGGGCGACCGACCAGGAGCGCCTCATCAAGGCCACCTATGATGATGAGGCCGCCCGCGCCCAGGCCCTGGCCGACCTCAAGGAGGAAGTGCGGCTCAAGGACCTGGAAAACCAGAAAACGGCCTTTGCCGGTCTGGCCGGAGCGTCCAGGACCTATTGGCAGGCCGAAGGGGCGCTTCTCGACGCACACCTCGCCCGCATCAAGGACAACTGCGACAGCGAATACGCTTACGAGGTCTACGCCGGCCAGCAGCGTTCCGAGCTGCGCAAAAAGGAGCTTGAAGCCCGCATCGGCTACGAACAGGACTTCGCCTCGACCTTGCGCGACGTCCTGGCCGATGAGTTCGGCCTCTACAAGGACGAGATCACCCGCCAGCATGAATCGTGGGTTTCCGTCTCCAAGGACATCGCGTCGGGGATCAATGACCTGTCCGGCTCGGTTGCCACGGCCTCGACGGATATGGCCAAGGCCTGGATAAAAAACACCGGCTCCATGGCCGACGCCCTGAAGTCGGCCGGGGACCAGGCGCTCGATTATTTCATGAATCTGATTCAGAAAATGATCGAGTACGCCCTGAAAAATTACATCGTCATCCCGATCCTGGAAAAATTCGTGGGCTCCGACGCGGCCGGCTCGATCCTGGGCAAAAGCGGCGGCACAAGCGCCAGCGGATCGGGTGGCGGCCTCGACCTCTCCTCCCTGTCATCGCTCGGCAAGCTCATCGGCAGATCCGCCGGCGAGGGTCTGGCCCAGGATTTCGCCTCGGCAGGCTCGTCGTCGAACGGCATGGCCATGGTGGTCGGCGACAGCAATGCCCTGTCCAATATTTTCGCTGACGGTGTGGACGCCTCGGCCCTGGGCAAAGCGGCCGGACAGCTCAATTATGCGCCCACCTCGGCCATGGCCTCGACCTACAGCGCGGCCGAAACGGCGGCCATGTCCGGGACCTCGCTGCTCTCCACCCTGGGGACGACCCTTGGCGTCATCGGCGGCGTGGCGGGGTTGGTCGGTCTGGCCACCTCGCTGCTCTCGACCACCTCCACGACCGAAAAGACGGGCAGTGGCTACAAGATCGCCATCAACGCCGGCACCCTCGATATGTCGGGCGTGGATTTCTACAAGACCACGACCACGAGCGGCCTCGGCGGGACCTCCACTTCCCATTCCACGGTTAACACCGGGGCCGTCGACCCGGACGTTGCCAAGCAGCTGGCGGATTTCCTCAAAGACACGGCGGAAAGCCTTCACGACTTCGCCAAGGAATTGGGCATATCCACCGACGCCCTGGCCAACTTCACGGTCCCGGAAATGACCATCACGTCGGACCAGCTGGGGGCCTATCAGCGCAACATCTCCAACCTGATGGCCTATGCCGTCCTGGATGCCGAGGGGTTGCGCGGGGCGATCGACTACGTCCTGGACAGTTACGAGACCTACGACAACGCCATTAAGGACCTGGGCAACGCCTACGGCGTGGTCGGCGGCTACACCGACGCCTACGGTTACGACCTGGAAACGCTGGCCGGCATTACTCAGGAAAACATCGATGCCATCCGGGAGTACAACAACCAGGTGGCCGAGGGGACCTTGCCGGCCACCCTGGCCATGGCCGCCGCCATGGGCGCGTCGTCGGACATGCTCCAGATCCTGGCCTCAAGCGCCACGGACACGTCGGTGGCGCTTGGGCAGACCGACGAGCAGCTCTCCAAAATCCTGCAAGCCGATTACGCCCGCGACATCATAGACGCGGTCGGCGAGGACACGTTCAAGCAGATCATGGGCAACCTGGTCGGCAACCTCCTGACCAGTCTGGATGCCTACCAGCGTCAGGCGGACTACTACCAGAAGAAGGCGGAAGCCTCATTTACCGAGCTGGCCAGAGCCGGCGTCACCGTCGACAACTTTTGGCAATCCTTCTCGGATGCCATGCACTCGGGCCTGTCCGTCGAGCAGTTCGAGGCCTGGGGCGATGCCTCGGCCTGGGTGGCCAACCTCGACACCATGCGCAAAGCGATCGAGGCCTGGAACGTCGCCGTCCGAAAAGTCTTTCAGTCTTTGCAGGCCCGGCAGTTGTCGGCCGCCGGCTACGACACGGCTGCGTCGGCTGTCTCACAGCTCGCCAGCGCGGAGTGGGAACTCTACGACGCCCGGCAGGCTGGATATGACGAGACAGTCCTGGCCGCCATCGCCGCCACCCAGCAGGCCGAGGCCGCCAAGGCCCTGACCGACATCCTTGCCGACGTACAAGGCGCGCTCGATGACGTTTCGGGCAGCAGCGCCGTTGCCGAGATCCAAAAACTCAAAACGCAGTTTGCCGATTGGACCGCCGCCGCCCAAATCCTGGGGGCCACCGAGGAGCAGCTGGCGCAGATCCGCGAAGCCGAGGCCACAGTCATTGCCGGCAAGCTCCAAGGCGTCCTTGATGATGCCCAGGCGGCTTTGGTCGATGCCGCCGGCGGCAGCGACATGGCCTCATGGCTGGCCGATACCAAGGAAAAGTTCGCGGGTTGGATCGCCTCGGCTCAGGCCCTGGAGGCCAGCGAGGCCCAGCTCGCCCAGATCCGCGATGCAGAGACTGCGGCCATCGCGGCCAAGCTCCAGGGCGTCCTCGACTCCGTGGCCGACCAATGGAACGACGCCACGCGGACCGACACCAAATCCTGGCTGTCCAATCTGCGCAAATCCATGCAGCAGGCGACCGATGACGCCACGGCCCTGGGAGCGTCCGAAGCCCAGCTGGCGCAGATCCGCCGGCAGGAGTCGGACATCATCGCGGCCAAGCTCCGGGACACCATGGCCGGCGTGGCCGCCGAGCTTGCGACCTTCGACGGTACGGAGCTGACCTACAACGTCGGCAAGCTCAAGAGCGACATGGCTGCGGCCCTGTACGACGCCGCACTGCTCGGGGCCTCGCAGGCGGACCTGTCCCAGATCGGCACGCTCTACGCCTACAAAATCAAGGACGCCTACCAGCAACAGATCGACGACCTGGTCGACCAGCTCCAGTCCGCTGCCGATGCCATCGACAAGTTTTCGGACAGCCTCAAGGACTTTCTGACCGGCCTGTGGACCAACAAAGAGACCAGCCCGCTGGGCGCTCGTGGGCGTTACTCCGAGGCCCAAAGCCAGTTCCGCGCCGCTGTGGGCGACCTGTCTTCCACCGACGACGCCACGCGCCAGGCCGCCCAGGACAAGGTCCAGAATCTGGCCAGCACCTACCTGACGGCCAGCAAGGACGCCAACGCCACGTTCGCCGCCTACTATACCGATTTCATGGAGGTTCAGACGGTCCTTGGCGCGCAATACCAGCAGGCCAAGACGGACCACGATCTGCTTGAGGACCAGCTCAAGGCGGCCACGGGCACCCAGGAAAACACCAAGTCCACGGCGGATCTGATGGCCCAGCTCAAGGCTTTGCAACAGCAGCAGGGCGACACCTGGACGCAAATGCTGGCCGACCTGCCCCAGGCCATCGCGGACGCCATTCTGGCGGCCCAGACCTACAAGCAGACGGGCGTCGGAGGTGGCGGCGGGGCCGGCCTGTCCAGCGCTCTGGCCGGGATAAACAGCACCTTTATCGGCCGGGACATCGCTGCCCAGCAGGCCAACAGCCAGTATCTGGCTGACAAAGCGGCCCAATTGACCCAGTCCACGGGCAAAACCTGGACCAGCTATCAGGTGCTGCAAGCCATCAGAGATATCGGCCTTACACCGTACCAGCACTATCAGCAGTATGGTAAAGGTGAGGGTCTAAGCTGGACAGATTCAAATGCCTTTAGCAGTGACACAAACACGTCATATACGCGATTAGGCTCTGACAATATGACTTCGGATGGCTTTGCCGCTTACCTTGATCCTGCTGATTATGTTTATGCTAAGGCCCTGCAATTATCGACAACTACTGGCCGTGTATGGACCGCTGAAGAGGTGTCTCAAGCATTTAAAGATGCTGGACTCACTGCGGCACAACATTATCTCCAGTACGGCCAATATGAAGGAATCAAGGCCGGCAGCGGTTACGTCGGGTCCAATGACTACTCTGCCGGGTCGTCGTTCAATGCGACTGATTATCTTGCAGCAAAGACCGCATCTTTGAATGCCAACAATACGGATGGTCACACCTGGACCATAGCGCAGACGGCGGCGGCCATCGCGGCGGCCGGCATGACGCCCGAGCAGCACTATGCCCAGTACGGCAAGAACGAAAACATCCCCGGTTATGCCGTCGGGGGCCTGGTTGGGGATCTGGCCCGGTCGGGCGGCTACCTGCCGGGCTACAGCGCGGGGGATGTGCTGACAGCCCGGTTGCGGCTCGGGGAGTACGTGTTTACGCCCGAGGCAGTCGATTACTACGGGCTCGCCACCATGGAAGCCATGAACGCCATGCGCCTGCCGCCGCTGACGGCGCTCCCCGGATACGACCTGGGGGACACCGAGCCGCTCGACGCCATAAGCCTGCCGGCCACCTCCCTGCCGGGCTACGCCGACGGCGGACTCGTCGGCCGCCTCTACAACTCTACCGACAGCGGTGCAGACTCCGACCGTACCCCCAGCTCGGGCGGCCGCTCAACGGATCGCGGCTATGCGGCCCTGGCCGGCAGCGTGGCCGACTTGGCCAAGGCGGTCGATCGGATGAGCGGCCGCCTGGACAAACAACTTGGCAAGGTCGTGGACAACACCGGTCGGGTCGCGGTCATGGGCGTCAAGATCATCGAGTCGGCGGTGGCATCATGA